In Coccidioides posadasii str. Silveira chromosome 4, complete sequence, one genomic interval encodes:
- a CDS encoding uncharacterized protein (EggNog:ENOG410PSYW~TransMembrane:2 (i21-41o47-65i)~BUSCO:15323at33183): MSTSSTSDSTKPLPHSEDYLLFKRYASITFVVAAPILIALPPRKLDLYSVSLASAFFFSANYLTADQTGKSIMQRLGARFEGQKPPSIFRDLPTERAEEVREQIRRAREAARQQEFQRQQAQKGAEKEDGGPVLAELGKKIWMGEETEGWKEKRMEEERKALEEGKGYGDLIMDHIRDAIGVNKYTSDSERTDEKNAEP, encoded by the coding sequence ATGTCTACGTCTAGCACAAGCGACAGCACCAAACCACTCCCCCACTCCGAGGACTACCTCCTTTTCAAGCGCTATGCCTCTATCACCTTTGTTGTCGCGGCGCCGATACTCATCGCCCTCCCTCCGCGAAAGCTAGATCTATACAGCGTTTCCCTGGCCTCCGcgttcttcttctctgcaAACTACTTGACGGCCGACCAGACCGGTAAAAGCATCATGCAGCGCCTCGGAGCACGTTTCGAGGGCCAGAAGCCACCTAGCATCTTCAGAGACCTGCCCACTGAGAGGGCGGAGGAGGTGAGGGAGCAGATACGCCGTGCGAGAGAGGCTGCGAGACAGCAGGAGTTTCAGCGGCAGCAGGCGCAGAAGGGCGCGGAGAAGGAGGATGGTGGGCCCGTGCTGGCTGAGTTGGGGAAGAAGATATGGATGGGTGAGGAGACGGAGGGATGGAAGGAGAAGCGGATggaggaggagagaaagGCGCTGGAGGAAGGAAAAGGGTACGGCGATTTGATCATGGATCATATCCGGGATGCCATTGGGGTGAACAAATATACCAGTGACAGCGAAAGAACGGATGAGAAGAATGCAGAACCgtga
- a CDS encoding uncharacterized protein (EggNog:ENOG410PQPA~COG:S~BUSCO:8433at33183), translated as MVEPTNQVARRIFCTFKGCYRYFPTERELIKHKKHTPEHDYCARCDEDFEDEESFFIHKLDSNRHIACPICGDEFKSEGGRDAHLRQIHPTDQALECVGCHTKFSRAHALMMHIENDRCPRITKDQYKAQRAQKLATRVALEGKAGDSKGLSGAGRGAAAGSTIESVDGGVEITMDPSEFPPLGKGKAKVEALPHLAVGEGPDAFDDMVSEVSGVARSIKHWPMSFQQKNDSLKDLMAFSDIESTEKGQTEPASSEVGGIEEDWGDRPPELVESEKKMPQHFVIWDTKQYYNSVLGAYICPCDKVFKTGDELSKHLDSGIHDGGVVYCAGCLRPFNSTPALIAHIESVTSRCNIRHSGNLAQVVDEASGGVIETCGHYADGTAKFHAAPKQEIKPIDLDKIAW; from the exons ATGGTTGAACCTACGAATCAAGTTGCCCGCCGGATCTTCTGCACCTTCAAGGGCTGCTACCGGTATTTCCCTACCGAAAGGGAGCTTATCAAGCACAAGAAGCATACCCCCGAGCACGACTACTGTGCCCGATGCGATGAAGACTTCGAAGACGAGGAAAGTTTTTTTATCCACAAGCTCGATAGCAACAGGCATATCGCATGTCCTATCTGTGGAGACGAGTTCAAGAGTGAAGGAGGACGCGATGCCCACTTGCGCCAG ATTCACCCCACAGACCAGGCTCTAGAATGTGTTGGTTGCCATACCAAGTTCAGTCGCGCACATGCCTTGATGATGCACATCGAAAACGACAGATGCCCTCGAATCACCAAGGATCAATACAAAGCTCAGCGAGCCCAGAAGCTCGCTACCAGAGTAGCCTTGGAGGGTAAAGCGGGCGATAGCAAAGGGCTTTCCGGTGCAGGGCGTGGAGCTGCCGCCGGTTCGACTATCGAAAGTGTAGATGGCGGTGTTGAAATCACCATGGATCCCTCTGAATTTCCGCCTCTCGGAAAAGGGAAAGCAAAGGTGGAGGCGCTGCCCCATTTGGCCGTTGGAGAAGGCCCCGACGCCTTTGACGACATGGTTTCTGAGGTGAGCGGAGTGGCTCGTAGCATCAAGCACTGGCCGATGAGTTTTCAGCAGAAAAACGACAGCCTTAAAGATCTTATGGCCTTCTCCGATATTGAATCGACTGAGAAAGGCCAAACTGAGCCTGCATCGAGCGAAGTGGGAGGAATCGAGGAGGACTGGGGAGATCGCCCACCAGAACTCGTCGAAAGTGAAAAGAAGATGCCTCAGCACTTCGTCATCTGGGACACAAAACAGTACTATAACAGCGTTCTCGGAGCGTATATCTGCCCTTGCGATAAGGTGTTCAAAACTGGCGACGAACTTTCCAAGCATTTGGACTCTGGTATCCATGATGGTGGAGTTGTCTA TTGTGCTGGCTGTCTCCGTCCCTTCAATTCCACACCAGCGCTTATAGCGCACATCGAGTCGGTCACATCGCGTTGCAATATTCGCCATTCGGGCAACCTAGCACAGGTCGTGGATGAGGCCTCCGGAGGGGTGATTGAGACGTGCGGTCACTATGCCGATGGGACTGCTAAATTTCATGCTGCCCCCAAGCAGGAAATTAAGCCAATAGATTTGGATAAAATCGCCTGGTGA
- the CYN1 gene encoding Cyanate hydratase (EggNog:ENOG410PP37~COG:E~BUSCO:14693at33183): protein MSDLASLDTSQHPYLPQSASLLFDAKAKANLSFEQIAQHIGRNEVATAAIFYGQAKASKEDIIKLAELLRLPATALEMQMGGFPDRGRSVEMPPREPLIYRLYEIVQNYGYAYKAILNEKFGDGIMSAISFSTNVEKETDEDGNNWAIITMRGKWLPYSRF, encoded by the exons ATGTCGGATCTCGCGAGTCTAGAT ACCAGCCAGCACCCTTACCTGCCCCAATCTGCCTCCCTCCTCTTTGACGCCAAAGCAAAGGCAAACCTCAGCTTCGAGCAGATTGCCCAGCACATAGGTCGCAATGAAGTAGCCACAGCAGCAATATTCTACGGGCAGGCCAAGGCGTCCAAGGAGGACATCATCAAGCTCGCTGAGCTCCTGCGCTTGCCGGCCACCGCGTTAGAAATGCAGATGGGCGGCTTTCCGGATCGAGGGCGCTCGGTGGAGATGCCTCCGCGTGAGCCCTTGATCTACAGACTGTATGAGATCGTGCAGAATTACGGATACGCCTACAAGGCGATCTTGAATGAGAAGTTTGGCGATGGTATTATGAGTGCGATCTCTTTTTCGACGAATGTGGAGAAGGAAACGGATGAAGATGGGAACAATTGGGCTATCATTACAATGAGAGGGAAATG GCTTCCGTACTCTAGGTTTTGA
- a CDS encoding uncharacterized protein (EggNog:ENOG410PJ4Y~COG:G) translates to MSKRLITSFPTRFCARRHTTIFPGCTTYRLIERCAYRSPVLPVLVKRTPSLGMATSSAASTHGIPLACATCSVGRPETDSLHRRLEAIASAGFSAIELSFPDLQAFASQLLKYEVKEDNYDELCQAAREVKGLCEAHGLKIMMLQPFSNFEGWKKGSKEWEQTWEKVKGWVRIMQACGTDMLQVGSTDAPEDKISTEHGDIIRDIRELCDFLQEHGMRVAYENQCWSTHASTWKEAWHIVQQVDRPNIGLCLDTFQIAGSEWANPCSISGCTETEITVAQMEDVDEGWSETLEELSKTVPKEKIYLLQISDAYRPKQRFEGREVEGMRPRARWSHGYRPLPYEGGYLPVEDVARAVLRTGFRGVFSVEVCDATESQRDPFAFAKKARDNVVRLISNTWEA, encoded by the exons ATGAGTAAGAGACTGATCACGTCGTTTCCTACGCGATTCTGCGCCAGACGACATACCACTATTTTCCCTGGATGTACTACTTACCGCCTCATAGAGAGGTGTGCATACAGATCACCGGTTCTCCCAGTGCTAGTAAAACGAACACCAAGTCTGGGGATGGCGACTTCATCTGCGGCCTCCACCCATGGCATCCCACTAGCATGCGCAACCTGCTCCGTCGGTCGCCCTGAAACCGATAGTTTACACCGACGGCTCGAAGCAATTGCGTCGGCGGGATTCTCAGCGATTGAGCTCTCGTTTCCAGATCTGCAAGCATTTGCATCGCAGCTTCTGAAATATGAAGTGAAGGAGGACAACTATGATGAATTGTGCCAAGCTGCGAGAGAGGTGAAGGGATTGTGCGAGGCACATGGATTGAAGATAATGATGTTGCAGCCATTTAGTAATTTTGAAGGGTGGAAGAAAGGGTCGAAGGAGTGGGAGCAGACTTGGGAGAAGGTGAAAGGCTGGGTGAGGATTATGCAGGCTTGTGGGACGGATATGTTGCAG GTCGGCTCCACAGACGCGCCGGAAGACAAGATTTCCACAGAGCACGGAGATATAATTCGTGACATCCGTGAACTGTGCGACTTTCTCCAAGAGCACGGCATGAGAGTTGCCTATGAGAACCAATGCTGGTCCACCCACGCTTCAACTTGGAAAGAAGCATGGCACATTGTACAGCAGGTTGATCGACCGAACATCGGTCTTTGCCTCGATACGTTCCAGATCGCAGGAAGTGAATGGGCAAATCCATGCAGTATATCAGGATGCACAGAGACAGAAATCACCGTAGCGCAGATGGAAGACGTCGACGAAGGCTGGAGCGAGACACTTGAAGAGCTATCCAAGACGGTCCCCAAGGAGAAGATCTATCTGCTCCAGATTTCAGATGCGTATCGGCCTAAGCAGCGGTTTGAAGGACGGGAAGTGGAAGGGATGCGACCCCGGGCCAGATGGAGCCATGGGTACCGGCCGCTGCCGTACGAGGGAGGGTATCTGCCGGTGGAGGACGTGGCGAGGGCGGTGCTGAGGACGGGCTTCCGCGGCGTCTTCTCCGTCGAAGTGTGCGACGCGACGGAAAGCCAGCGCGACCCGTTCGCGTTCGCCAAGAAAGCACGTGATAATGTAGTCAGATTAATAAGCAATACCTGGGAGGCATAG
- a CDS encoding uncharacterized protein (EggNog:ENOG410PXRU), with the protein MSSVPKARRSNVSGLTVTPDKWDYYPSIERSDVKSCSFTNLSSSTHIRHSKLNDVHVLSENGRGSYIERCDLSRCTISDSYIERSRLRDSRASHVGRMDRSTASRSEFVGAQTVERSSFQDSRVGGQTAVSRSEVKKCSLGGGSRVQDSVLDRVSLWDSTADRVVLKNCDVKDCKMSKTNLSGMVLRYGIWNNGDLVGRTSREHEVIATSLEEWNAREERDAEAGEQEGQVNSGDPPHQAVATAPTTSAPVSESRSPLTLHIETQKEIAPPSYTSLHAQEDADVRMRSEREFTPPTPTSDGFSDITELVDNDNTEYKNDARVSEKDGPPPPYEP; encoded by the exons ATGTCCAGCGTGCCGAAAGCCCGCCGGTCTAACGTGAGCGGTCTTACGGTCACTCCAGATAAATGGGACTACTATCCCTCCATTGAACGCTCGGACGTCAAGTCCTGCTCCTTTACCAATCTCTCTTCATCCACGCACATCCGCCACTCCAAACTCAACGACGTACACGTCCTCTCCGAAAATGGCAGAGGCAGTTATATCGAACGCTGCGATCTATCCCGCTGCACTATTTCGGATAGCTACATCGAACGCTCTCGGCTTCGAGATAGCCGCGCGTCGCATGTAGGGCGCATGGACCGCTCGACGGCTTCGAGATCCGAGTTCGTGGGCGCGCAGACCGTTGAGCGTTCTTCTTTTCAAGACTCCCGAGTGGGTGGTCAAACCGCCGTGTCGAGGAGTGAAGTAAAGAAGTGCAGTCTGGGGGGAGGCAGTCGTGTACAGGACAGTGTTCTGGATAGGGTGTCTTTGTGGGACAGTACGGCCGACAGGGTCGTGCTTAAGAACTGCGACGTGAAGGACTGTAAGATGTCCAAGACCAACCTTTCTGGAATGGTACTCAGATACGGGATTTGGAATAATGGCGACCTGGTTGGAAGGACGAGCAGAGAGCACGAAGTGATTGCTACATCTCTGGAGGAATGGAATGCTCGGGAAGAGCGTGATGCAGAGGCCGGGGAGCAAGAAGGACAAGTCAATTCAGGCGATCCTCCTCACCAAGCTGTG GCAACTGCGCCAACCACTTCGGCTCCTGTGTCGGAGTCTAGATCCCCTTTGACGCTACATATCGAGACGCAGAAGGAAATTGCGCCGCCGTCGTACACGTCACTCCATGCCCAGGAAGACGCTGATGTTCGGATGCGAAGCGAAAGGGAGTTTACTCCACCAACGCCGACTTCCGATGGCTTTTCCGACATAACAGAACTCGTCGACAATGATAATACCGAATATAAAAATGATGCTCGGGTTTCAGAAAAGGATGGTCCTCCGCCACCGTATGAACCGTGA
- a CDS encoding uncharacterized protein (EggNog:ENOG410PHW4~COG:I), with protein MWAVSRALETAKESIWILDWWLSPELYLRRPPSKNEQYRVDRMLQAAAQRGVKVNVIVYKEVTQALSLSSSHTKHHLEDLHPNIAVFRHPDHLPDRQTLHSGVISSLQNLTLNPAGIAKLSGDALKGIYGMSDNVILYWAHHEKLCIVDGKVAFMGGLDLCFGRWDTYHHSISDVHPNDIKETVFSGQDYNNARILDFQDVVHWEKNELDRKTSPRMGWSDVAVSLHGPVVEDLRKHFVDRWNFIYDEKYAVRKDTRYSKLVLYKRPLSSTGPQQHQGHHQGGQQQQQQQQQQFQSQPIPPSYGQGQSQPHTGTGAQPYQQPGQQYPPPPPGGSPPQQTQSSGGYQPQWSASQTPSHSGPTQTSGATQAPYFPPPPGQGPSHSQTRGIFDGSSSQEEGSRGFSSLRTDVTNFGNVLRTQLAGQVHRYQDRYFSGQPGQGQSGVRMGCQIVRSCSKWSHGTQQTETSIAEAYCTIIRESEHFVYIENQFFITATGDSQAPVKNKIGAAIVERILRAARAKQKYHIVVVIPAVPGFPGDLRDEGSLGTRAIMEFQYDSINRGGNSIMEMIAKEGVNPMEYIRFYNLRNYDRINASGVMQTAEKQSGVSYETARHQYDAGVTGSKPAFDTTSAYGQYQQAAQQVTHGSSASGRWNSVASCYMLGGEDIRNVPWEHNDALAEIDAFVSEELYVHSKVSSPTFTPWYVAAVLTPVVGVDCG; from the exons ATGTGGGCAGTTTCGAGGGCTTTGGAGACGGCCAAAGAGTCGATCTGGATTTTGGACT GGTGGCTGTCTCCTGAGCTGTACCTAAGACGCCCACCTTCAAAGAACGAGCAGTATCGTGTGGACCGCATGCTTCAGGCTGCTGCTCAGAGGGGTGTAAAAGTCAACGTTATTGTGTATAAGGAGGTGACGCAGGCTCTTTCGT TGTCATCATCCCACACAAAACACCATCTAGAGGACTTGCATCCCAACATCGCGGTGTTCCGGCACCCAGACCACCTCCCCGATAGGCAGACTCTTCACAGCGGAGTGATATCTTCTCTCCAGAATTTAACCCTTAACCCAGCCGGAATCGCAAAGCTCTCCGGCGACGCCTTGAAAGGAATCTATGGAATGAGCGATAACGTCATTCTTTACTGGGCCCACCACGAGAAGCTTTGCATTGTCGATGGCAAAGTGGCATTTATGGGAGGCTTGGATCTCTGCTTCGGTCGCTGGGACACATATCATCATTCAATCTCCGACGTCCACCCCAACGACATCAAAGAGACCGTGTTCTCCGGCCAAGATTATAACAACGCTCGTATTCTAGACTTTCAGGATGTTGTTCATTGGGAGAAGAACGAGCTAGACAGAAAGACGAGCCCGCGGATGGGCTGGTCTGACGTTGCTGTCAGCTTGCACGGGCCGGTCGTCGAAGACTTGCGAAAGCATTTCGTGGACCGCTGGAATTTTATTTATGATGAAAAGTATGCTGTCCGAAAGGATACCAGATACTCGAAACTGGTACTTTACAAGCGTCCTCTGTCCTCGACCGGTCCCCAGCAGCATCAGGGTCATCATCAAGGGggccagcagcagcagcagcagcagcaacaacaatTTCAGAGTCAGCCTATTCCTCCAAGCTATGGTCAAGGACAAAGCCAGCCTCATACTGGCACTGGCGCCCAGCCCTACCAACAGCCGGGACAACAGTACCCGCCTCCACCACCTGGTGGTTCACCCCCGCAGCAAACGCAATCCAGCGGCGGCTACCAGCCGCAGTGGAGCGCGTCGCAGACTCCCTCACACTCTGGTCCAACCCAGACTTCAGGTGCGACCCAGGCCCCTTACTTCCCCCCTCCACCGGGCCAAGGGCCATCGCACTCCCAGACTCGGGGCATTTTCGACGGCTCAAGCTCCCAAGAGGAAGGTAGCCGTGGTTTCAGCAGCTTGCGGACCGATGTTACAAACTTTGGAAACGTCCTCCGCACCCAGTTGGCGGGCCAAGTTCATCGTTACCAGGATCGTTATTTCAGCGGACAGCCAGGCCAAGGCCAGTCCGGAGTGCGTATGGGATGCCAGATCGTCCGCAGCTGCTCCAAGTGGAGCCATGGCACCCAACAAACCGAGACCTCGATCGCAGAGGCCTATTGTACCATCATCCGAGAGAGTGAGCACTTTGTCTACATCGAGAATCAGTTCTTCATCACGGCGACCGGTGACTCGCAGGCCCCCGTCAAGAACAAGATCGGCGCAGCCATTGTCGAACGTATCCTGCGTGCAGCAAGGGCGAAGCAGAAGTATCATATCGTTGTCGTGATCCCCGCCGTCCCCGGCTTCCCTGGTGATCTTCGTGACGAGGGCAGCTTGGGCACTCGGGCAATTATGGAGTTCCAGTACGACTCGATCAACCGCGGCGGCAACAGCATCATGGAGATGATCGCCAAAGAGGGCGTCAACCCGATGGAGTACATCCGCTTCTACAACTTGAGGAATTACGATCGCATCAACGCTAGTGGCGTGATGCAGACTGCTGAGAAACAGAGCGGGGTTAGCTACGAAACTGCTCGACACCAGTATGACGCTGGCGTGACTGGGTCGAAGCCGGCATTTGACACCACATCAGCGTATGGCCAGTACCAGCAAGCCGCTCAGCAGGTGACGCATGGCAGCTCCGCGTCTGGGCGATGGAACAGTGTTGCTTCGTGTTATATGTTAGGAGGAGAGGATATCAGGAACGTGCCTTGGGAACATAACGATGCCTTGGCAGAGATTGATGCATTTGTTTCGGAGGAGCTCTACGTCCATTCCAAGGTGAGTAGCCCAACGTTCACTCCGTGGTATGTGGCAGCAGTGCTAACCCCCGTTGTAGGTGTTGATTGCGGATGA
- a CDS encoding uncharacterized protein (EggNog:ENOG410PHW4~COG:I): protein MAGNEDHMAYGDYPGQKSSSTRGLLGDTFNKFRDKYNAHTQGQQQQHQQQQQQSHYNTQGGYPSHPPPQGYGQPSSQGPPPPHQQPGGYAPTQSPNPQSSQGAKPPKSDLVSGLLGKVQGIGSDLAQKLGSSIDPQAYATYGTGTQAGEKARYGSFAPERDHNDAKWYVDGCTYMWAVSRALETAKESIWILDWWLSPELYLRRPPSKNEQYRVDRMLQAAAQRGVKVNVIVYKEVTQALSLSSSHTKHHLEDLHPNIAVFRHPDHLPDRQTLHSGVISSLQNLTLNPAGIAKLSGDALKGIYGMSDNVILYWAHHEKLCIVDGKVAFMGGLDLCFGRWDTYHHSISDVHPNDIKETVFSGQDYNNARILDFQDVVHWEKNELDRKTSPRMGWSDVAVSLHGPVVEDLRKHFVDRWNFIYDEKYAVRKDTRYSKLVLYKRPLSSTGPQQHQGHHQGGQQQQQQQQQQFQSQPIPPSYGQGQSQPHTGTGAQPYQQPGQQYPPPPPGGSPPQQTQSSGGYQPQWSASQTPSHSGPTQTSGATQAPYFPPPPGQGPSHSQTRGIFDGSSSQEEGSRGFSSLRTDVTNFGNVLRTQLAGQVHRYQDRYFSGQPGQGQSGVRMGCQIVRSCSKWSHGTQQTETSIAEAYCTIIRESEHFVYIENQFFITATGDSQAPVKNKIGAAIVERILRAARAKQKYHIVVVIPAVPGFPGDLRDEGSLGTRAIMEFQYDSINRGGNSIMEMIAKEGVNPMEYIRFYNLRNYDRINASGVMQTAEKQSGVSYETARHQYDAGVTGSKPAFDTTSAYGQYQQAAQQVTHGSSASGRWNSVASCYMLGGEDIRNVPWEHNDALAEIDAFVSEELYVHSKVSSPTFTPWYVAAVLTPVVGVDCG, encoded by the exons ATGGCGGGCAACGAAGATCATATGGCCTATGGAGACTATCCGGGCCAGAAATCAAGCAGTACTCGAGGTCTGCTCGGGGATACATTCAACAAGTTTCGCGATAAGTACAATGCTCACACGCAAggacaacagcagcagcatcagcagcagcagcagcagtctCATTACAACACCCAGGGAGGATATCCT AGCCATCCTCCTCCCCAGGGTTACGGCCAACCTTCTTCCCAAgggccaccaccaccacaccAGCAGCCAGGGGGGTATGCCCCGACCCAATCTCCGAATCCTCAATCCTCTCAAGGCGCGAAGCCGCCAAAATCCGATCTCGTCTCCGGGCTCCTCGGCAAGGTTCAAGGTATCGGGTCCGATCTGGCACAGAAGCTCGGCTCGAGTATTGACCCCCAGGCGTACGCTACATACGGGACGGGTACACAGGCCGGTGAAAAGGCCCGATATGGCAGCTTTGCACCGGAGCGGGACCACAATGACGCAAAGTGGTACGTTGACGGGTGCACGTACATGTGGGCAGTTTCGAGGGCTTTGGAGACGGCCAAAGAGTCGATCTGGATTTTGGACT GGTGGCTGTCTCCTGAGCTGTACCTAAGACGCCCACCTTCAAAGAACGAGCAGTATCGTGTGGACCGCATGCTTCAGGCTGCTGCTCAGAGGGGTGTAAAAGTCAACGTTATTGTGTATAAGGAGGTGACGCAGGCTCTTTCGT TGTCATCATCCCACACAAAACACCATCTAGAGGACTTGCATCCCAACATCGCGGTGTTCCGGCACCCAGACCACCTCCCCGATAGGCAGACTCTTCACAGCGGAGTGATATCTTCTCTCCAGAATTTAACCCTTAACCCAGCCGGAATCGCAAAGCTCTCCGGCGACGCCTTGAAAGGAATCTATGGAATGAGCGATAACGTCATTCTTTACTGGGCCCACCACGAGAAGCTTTGCATTGTCGATGGCAAAGTGGCATTTATGGGAGGCTTGGATCTCTGCTTCGGTCGCTGGGACACATATCATCATTCAATCTCCGACGTCCACCCCAACGACATCAAAGAGACCGTGTTCTCCGGCCAAGATTATAACAACGCTCGTATTCTAGACTTTCAGGATGTTGTTCATTGGGAGAAGAACGAGCTAGACAGAAAGACGAGCCCGCGGATGGGCTGGTCTGACGTTGCTGTCAGCTTGCACGGGCCGGTCGTCGAAGACTTGCGAAAGCATTTCGTGGACCGCTGGAATTTTATTTATGATGAAAAGTATGCTGTCCGAAAGGATACCAGATACTCGAAACTGGTACTTTACAAGCGTCCTCTGTCCTCGACCGGTCCCCAGCAGCATCAGGGTCATCATCAAGGGggccagcagcagcagcagcagcagcaacaacaatTTCAGAGTCAGCCTATTCCTCCAAGCTATGGTCAAGGACAAAGCCAGCCTCATACTGGCACTGGCGCCCAGCCCTACCAACAGCCGGGACAACAGTACCCGCCTCCACCACCTGGTGGTTCACCCCCGCAGCAAACGCAATCCAGCGGCGGCTACCAGCCGCAGTGGAGCGCGTCGCAGACTCCCTCACACTCTGGTCCAACCCAGACTTCAGGTGCGACCCAGGCCCCTTACTTCCCCCCTCCACCGGGCCAAGGGCCATCGCACTCCCAGACTCGGGGCATTTTCGACGGCTCAAGCTCCCAAGAGGAAGGTAGCCGTGGTTTCAGCAGCTTGCGGACCGATGTTACAAACTTTGGAAACGTCCTCCGCACCCAGTTGGCGGGCCAAGTTCATCGTTACCAGGATCGTTATTTCAGCGGACAGCCAGGCCAAGGCCAGTCCGGAGTGCGTATGGGATGCCAGATCGTCCGCAGCTGCTCCAAGTGGAGCCATGGCACCCAACAAACCGAGACCTCGATCGCAGAGGCCTATTGTACCATCATCCGAGAGAGTGAGCACTTTGTCTACATCGAGAATCAGTTCTTCATCACGGCGACCGGTGACTCGCAGGCCCCCGTCAAGAACAAGATCGGCGCAGCCATTGTCGAACGTATCCTGCGTGCAGCAAGGGCGAAGCAGAAGTATCATATCGTTGTCGTGATCCCCGCCGTCCCCGGCTTCCCTGGTGATCTTCGTGACGAGGGCAGCTTGGGCACTCGGGCAATTATGGAGTTCCAGTACGACTCGATCAACCGCGGCGGCAACAGCATCATGGAGATGATCGCCAAAGAGGGCGTCAACCCGATGGAGTACATCCGCTTCTACAACTTGAGGAATTACGATCGCATCAACGCTAGTGGCGTGATGCAGACTGCTGAGAAACAGAGCGGGGTTAGCTACGAAACTGCTCGACACCAGTATGACGCTGGCGTGACTGGGTCGAAGCCGGCATTTGACACCACATCAGCGTATGGCCAGTACCAGCAAGCCGCTCAGCAGGTGACGCATGGCAGCTCCGCGTCTGGGCGATGGAACAGTGTTGCTTCGTGTTATATGTTAGGAGGAGAGGATATCAGGAACGTGCCTTGGGAACATAACGATGCCTTGGCAGAGATTGATGCATTTGTTTCGGAGGAGCTCTACGTCCATTCCAAGGTGAGTAGCCCAACGTTCACTCCGTGGTATGTGGCAGCAGTGCTAACCCCCGTTGTAGGTGTTGATTGCGGATGA
- a CDS encoding uncharacterized protein (EggNog:ENOG410PXTY~COG:S~TransMembrane:1 (o91-112i)), translated as MATEVQSLCVSTTSTHVKPQPPAFVDDLFTHYSSMAAAKVSPSPSGHTVGAAVATYLRPNLLKRGIDRLRLEYYRYEVTLGVYVMTPGEKLIFNSFILVVLSLMVWALFLYFPSLLYQKLSRLDWLLTGRDGPSPNVTFSLSNGNDMSVSSFQIPPFRS; from the coding sequence ATGGCAACGGAAGTGCAATCGTTGTGTGTTTCCACCACCTCCACCCATGTCAAGCCTCAACCTCCAGCCTTTGTCGATGACCTCTTCACGCACTATTCGTCGATGGCTGCTGCAAAGGTATCCCCTTCGCCTTCCGGACACACTGTAGGAGCCGCTGTCGCCACCTACCTCCGCCCTAATCTCCTAAAACGGGGAATCGACCGGCTTCGTCTAGAATATTACCGCTATGAGGTCACACTCGGCGTCTATGTCATGACGCCCGGCGAGAAACTCATCTTCAACTCCTTCATCCTGGTCGTCCTATCGCTCATGGTCTGGGCTCTCTTCCTGTACTTTCCTTCGTTGCTATATCAGAAGCTCAGCCGACTGGACTGGCTCCTGACTGGCCGAGATGGACCCAGTCCTAATGTCACATTCTCGTTGTCGAATGGAAACGACATGTCGGTTTCGTCTTTCCAGATACCGCCGTTCCGCTCATAA